The Natronosporangium hydrolyticum nucleotide sequence TCTGGGCGCGAGGCCGCGCTCGACCGCCGCGACCACTAGTTCGTCCAACTCCTCGGGGGTAAACAGCTCTGGGAGTGTCAGCATTTCCACCATCAACCAGTTGAGCGCCAGGATGAGCAGTCTTACCGAGGTGGCGTCACCCGGCATGCCCTGGTCCAGGTGGTAGGCGACGTTGGCATCGACATCCGCGCGTACTCGGTTGGTGAGCACGGTGCGTAGCTCGGGCCGCCGGGTCGCCTCCAGCCGCAGCTCCAGCATGGCGAGGTAGCCGCTGCGGAACCCGGTTACCCGTTCGATGATCTCCCGCATCAGTTCGGTCAGCTTTGCCTGGTCCCGCGGGCCCTGCGCCGCTGCGGCCTGGGTGGCCTGGTCGGGCAGCCATCGCTCGTAAACCCGGTGGCTGCTCTGTATGAGCAGGTCGTCGCGATTGGCGAAGTAGTTGGAGGCGGTACCGACCGGGGTTCCAGCCTCGGCGTCGACCGCGCGGAAGGTGAGGCCGCGGGCGCCATCCCTGGCTAGAACCTCGATGGCCGCGTCAAGGAGGGCGGTTCGGCGCTCGAGGTTGGTTCGCACGTTGACACCGTATCAGGTGTAGTACTATGGTTGAACCACTTCAGCTGAAGTACTATGAGTGGAGTGATCTCGTGCGAAGGCTCGTCTACTACGTGGGCATCTCCATCGATGGCTACATCGCCGGCCCCGGTAATGAGGTCGACTTCTACCCCGTCGGCGACGACCTGGTCGAGTGGATGAAGGAGCGGCACCCGGAGCTGATCCCGACGCATATCCGGTCGCAGTTCGGGTTGACCGACGTCCCCAACCGGCGATTCGACGCGCTGGTGATGGGCCGCGGTACCTACCAGCCCGCCCTGGATATCGGCGTCACCAGCCCGTATTCCCCGCTGCGGCAGTACGTGGTCTCCTCGACGCTGGCGTCGATCGCCGACCCCTCGGTGGAACTCGTCACTGATGATCCCGTCGGCCTGGTGCGGCGACTGAAGGCCGAATCGTCTGATAAGGACATCTGCTTGGCCGGCGGCGGCAAGCTAGCCGGGACGCTGCTACCGGAGATCGACGAGCTACTCGTGAAGTGGTATCCCGTGGTGGCTGGCGCCGGCATCCCAGCCTTTCAAGGCACATTCAACCCGACGCCGTTCACCCCCACCCGGCGGGAGTCGTTTCGCAACGGGATCCAGGTGACGTGGTTCCAACGCACCCATAGCTGATCCGCGGTGGCGTCCACCAGGTTACGGCGGGCGGCACGGTTACCGACCGGGGGCGCCGGCGGTGTCAGGGCGGTCATCTCCACCCCGGACGGACCTGCCGGTCGTCCCCGGTCCACGAGTTGTTCGGTTCGGTCAGGGGCTGGTGCAGGTGAGCGTCGGCGTCGACGGTGACCCGTCGGCGAGGAAGCCGAAGGTCGTCTGCCCGTTGGCGGCGAGCGAGCCGTTCCAGCTTTCGTTCACCACTGTGGCGGTAGTGCCGTCGACGTTCAACACCCCGCCCCACACTTGGCTGATCGACTGGCCGCTGGCCAGCGGCCAGCTCACCGTCCAGCCACTGATGCCAGCCGTCCCGGCCTGTACCGTCACTTCGCCCTGGTAACCGCCCGGCCAGGAGTTGACCGTTTCGTAGGTCGCCGCGCAGTCACCGGTGGGTGGCGGGTCGGTGGTCGGAGGGGCTGTCGTGGGGGGATCCGTCGTCGGGGGTGTCGTCGTCGGGGGCGCGCTGGTCGGCGGGGAGCTCTCGAACTGGCTGAAGAAATCCCAGGTCACGCCGGGTAGCCACTGAGTGCCGCCGTGGCTCGGTGCCGCGTCGTGGTCGCCGTCGAAGACGTGCCAGGCGACCGGATGGCCGGCCGAGCACCCGGAGTACTCGAAGCTGGTCCGGCTCCCGCTGCCGACGGATGGCTCCGGCGGATTCGCCGGGGTGCAGCCGTTGTTCTGCACGAACCGGTCACGCATCGTCCGGGCTCCGGAGATCGGCAGCACCGAGTCGGTGGTGCCGTGTACCTGAAGGTACGCGATCGGTGAGTTACCGCCACTGCATCCGCTGATCAGCCCGGCGGAGTAGATCGCGACCGCTCGGAACTCGTCCGGTCGGGCACAGGCGAGGGCGAAGCTCATGCCGCCGCCGTAGCTGAATCCCAGCGCGAACCGCTGCGTGGTGTCCACACAGAGGTCCGCCTCGAGCTGGCTGATCATGTCGTCGACGAAGGTGACGTCTCGACCGCCGGGGTTGGCCCAACCGTTGTCGAGACCTTGTGGCGCGACGAAGATGGCGCTGTTGTTGGCGCGGGAGTGAAGCCCGTAGTAGGGCTCTACCCATCCGCCGTTGGCGACGTCAGTCGCATTGCCGTTC carries:
- a CDS encoding cellulose binding domain-containing protein, which codes for MKQLTNFRRRWLGLAAAATLVVTGAGAGAAVTGLTPAAANVGVVASTAGCGTAPSLTNGTHSISSGGQNRSFILRLPDNYDQNQPYRLIFGFHWLNGNATDVANGGWVEPYYGLHSRANNSAIFVAPQGLDNGWANPGGRDVTFVDDMISQLEADLCVDTTQRFALGFSYGGGMSFALACARPDEFRAVAIYSAGLISGCSGGNSPIAYLQVHGTTDSVLPISGARTMRDRFVQNNGCTPANPPEPSVGSGSRTSFEYSGCSAGHPVAWHVFDGDHDAAPSHGGTQWLPGVTWDFFSQFESSPPTSAPPTTTPPTTDPPTTAPPTTDPPPTGDCAATYETVNSWPGGYQGEVTVQAGTAGISGWTVSWPLASGQSISQVWGGVLNVDGTTATVVNESWNGSLAANGQTTFGFLADGSPSTPTLTCTSP
- a CDS encoding dihydrofolate reductase family protein, which gives rise to MVEPLQLKYYEWSDLVRRLVYYVGISIDGYIAGPGNEVDFYPVGDDLVEWMKERHPELIPTHIRSQFGLTDVPNRRFDALVMGRGTYQPALDIGVTSPYSPLRQYVVSSTLASIADPSVELVTDDPVGLVRRLKAESSDKDICLAGGGKLAGTLLPEIDELLVKWYPVVAGAGIPAFQGTFNPTPFTPTRRESFRNGIQVTWFQRTHS
- a CDS encoding TetR/AcrR family transcriptional regulator; translation: MRTNLERRTALLDAAIEVLARDGARGLTFRAVDAEAGTPVGTASNYFANRDDLLIQSSHRVYERWLPDQATQAAAAQGPRDQAKLTELMREIIERVTGFRSGYLAMLELRLEATRRPELRTVLTNRVRADVDANVAYHLDQGMPGDATSVRLLILALNWLMVEMLTLPELFTPEELDELVVAAVERGLAPR